Proteins from a single region of Bacteroidota bacterium:
- a CDS encoding LysM peptidoglycan-binding domain-containing protein, protein MNKSKNLFPCVYFIFVCILAFSFSQFLSGCGSSEVPEVTGKERAKDSIDVYTKLEEAFKSYKSALAHNQAFEDLDAKNAFDNAVKILNKVDASVLNEPVNFSWKSDYEELAQAVARDYIVTQSGLKEGNAVFKLADRVGVKYEKISQYSENESDPLPDGKDVPLIKNDAVQEYIDFFSKTDRGRAFMDKTLYRSGKYFPIMRKILRNNNAPEELIYLSVQESGLDPKIVSRAGAVGLWQFMPATGYEFGLYQDQFRDDRRDFEKATESAAKYLKSLNRTFDDWYLAFAAYNAGPGRISGAIKRSGSKDYWSVRGYLPGETKNYVPSILALSFIFRNPESYGFKAPEYGRAISFDRVNIKGNLTFEQIAKFCDTDVDVIMELNPELLNESLPQYDVPYQLRIPHKSYDTFAANVKKDKDASIVSCEFAGNEKNSFGESITSVEFRVKDYEVKDKRAIGSSASGKKVTHKCAMGDGLFTVSSKYSVCPVHVRMWNAIDYGKYPAKDQELSIYMSESDYNAMYGITPTKDNIVDNTPTKTEEKTKTQVTETTTSSTPEDNSPENSSPESVSPPVTEVTKIETPKVETKVKTPKVETKVETKVKEKKVTTPKEKSQTYTVKEGDYLSTIAKEYEVDMNDIKEWNNLKDDKILIGQKLKIYSDVKIDPKKEDAKNKGAKTHTVEDGEYLTLIAKKYKVTLEELRDWNDLDDDVIIPGQVLVVKEPVSTKETKNKTTGVKKKTYKVKKGDTLASISEETGISIKELKKWNGMKKDTVMIGQVLNLYDDSKKK, encoded by the coding sequence ATGAATAAAAGCAAGAACCTCTTCCCTTGTGTTTACTTCATTTTTGTATGCATTTTAGCTTTTTCCTTTTCTCAATTTCTATCAGGCTGCGGAAGCTCCGAAGTTCCTGAAGTAACAGGTAAGGAAAGAGCTAAAGATTCAATTGATGTTTATACAAAATTAGAAGAAGCTTTTAAAAGTTACAAATCTGCCCTTGCGCACAATCAGGCATTCGAAGACTTAGACGCAAAAAACGCCTTCGATAACGCCGTAAAAATTCTCAATAAAGTTGATGCATCTGTATTAAACGAGCCGGTAAACTTCAGCTGGAAATCAGACTATGAAGAACTTGCTCAGGCAGTTGCAAGAGACTATATCGTTACACAATCCGGACTTAAAGAAGGCAATGCTGTTTTTAAACTTGCCGATAGAGTCGGAGTAAAATACGAAAAGATTAGCCAGTACAGCGAGAACGAATCAGATCCTCTTCCTGACGGAAAGGACGTTCCTTTAATAAAGAACGACGCCGTGCAGGAGTATATTGATTTCTTTTCAAAGACTGACCGCGGCAGAGCATTTATGGATAAAACTCTATACCGCTCGGGAAAATACTTCCCTATTATGAGAAAAATTTTGCGCAACAACAACGCTCCCGAAGAGCTGATTTATTTATCAGTTCAGGAATCCGGGCTTGACCCGAAAATTGTTTCACGTGCGGGAGCAGTCGGCTTGTGGCAGTTTATGCCTGCAACGGGATATGAGTTTGGATTGTATCAGGATCAGTTCAGAGACGACAGAAGAGATTTTGAAAAGGCAACGGAATCCGCCGCAAAATATTTAAAGAGCTTAAACAGAACTTTTGATGACTGGTATCTGGCATTTGCAGCTTACAATGCGGGTCCCGGAAGAATAAGCGGAGCAATAAAACGCTCGGGCTCAAAAGATTACTGGTCAGTGAGAGGTTATCTGCCCGGCGAAACAAAAAACTATGTTCCTTCTATTTTAGCCCTGTCATTTATTTTCAGAAATCCTGAGAGCTACGGCTTCAAAGCACCGGAGTACGGCAGAGCGATTTCATTCGACAGAGTTAACATAAAAGGAAATCTTACATTCGAGCAGATCGCAAAATTCTGCGATACTGATGTTGATGTTATAATGGAATTAAATCCGGAATTACTCAATGAAAGCTTACCGCAGTACGATGTTCCTTATCAGTTAAGAATACCTCATAAATCATACGATACATTTGCAGCTAATGTAAAGAAAGATAAAGATGCTTCAATAGTTTCGTGCGAGTTTGCGGGAAATGAAAAGAACAGCTTTGGGGAATCTATTACATCAGTTGAGTTCAGAGTTAAAGATTACGAAGTAAAAGATAAGAGAGCAATCGGCTCATCTGCATCAGGAAAAAAAGTTACGCATAAATGCGCAATGGGAGATGGACTGTTTACAGTTTCATCGAAGTACTCTGTATGTCCCGTGCATGTAAGAATGTGGAATGCAATAGACTACGGCAAGTACCCGGCAAAGGACCAGGAGCTGAGTATATACATGTCAGAATCCGATTACAATGCAATGTACGGCATTACTCCAACAAAAGATAACATAGTAGATAATACTCCTACTAAGACTGAAGAAAAGACAAAAACTCAGGTAACTGAAACAACGACATCTTCAACACCTGAAGATAATTCACCTGAGAATAGTTCGCCTGAAAGTGTTTCTCCTCCTGTTACAGAAGTCACAAAGATTGAGACACCTAAAGTTGAAACGAAAGTAAAGACTCCAAAGGTAGAGACAAAAGTAGAAACAAAAGTTAAAGAAAAGAAAGTAACAACTCCGAAGGAAAAATCGCAGACATACACAGTTAAAGAAGGCGACTACTTAAGCACGATTGCAAAAGAGTATGAAGTTGATATGAATGACATAAAGGAATGGAATAATTTAAAAGACGATAAGATATTAATCGGGCAGAAGTTGAAAATATATTCAGATGTGAAAATTGACCCGAAAAAAGAAGATGCAAAAAACAAAGGAGCAAAGACGCATACAGTCGAAGACGGCGAATACTTAACATTGATTGCAAAGAAGTATAAAGTTACGCTGGAAGAGCTCAGAGACTGGAATGATCTGGATGACGATGTAATTATTCCGGGTCAGGTACTTGTTGTAAAAGAACCTGTATCAACAAAAGAAACCAAGAACAAAACAACAGGTGTAAAGAAGAAAACATATAAAGTAAAGAAAGGCGACACTCTTGCATCGATTTCGGAAGAAACAGGGATATCAATAAAGGAACTGAAAAAATGGAACGGAATGAAGAAAGATACGGTAATGATTGGACAGGTATTGAATCTTTATGATGACAGCAAGAAAAAATAA
- a CDS encoding VCBS repeat-containing protein, which translates to MKKPSVNLVIKILIPLLYFFISNISSGQTFMKVTDTNNPIVTDPGHTAGTYVGTAWVDIDNDGKLDLYVCNRSLYKNLGNGNFAKLPTALDEITSTLSTTWADYNNDGFIDCYVTSTTAPKSFLYKNNGNGTFSKITTGAIADSSYNTGWGCSWGDYNNDGFVDLVIVAANGFGIVNHPSRFWKNNGDGSFTKIDTTQFTMMNAPYTCPTWYDYDQDGDIDLFIGSGPATGTLARDYNYKNLLKETGNPFLQRIDTSIIGSDPVDGQVWNFIDYDNDGDLDAFLTNYAVKNNLYRNEGNGYYRKMTEAEVGNIVSAGPSNLTNLWGDFDNDGYLDCFVTKDGNNANKFYHNNGNGTFTYLDTISICTGGGPHFGATAGDYNKDGKLDIFVTGVTQFKGLYQNIYQNSNKWVNIKCTGTTSNRSALGTRVKAKATINGTTMWQTREINAANSFNSMNALNVHIGFGNAAQIDSLIVFWPSGLKQAFTNVSLNNFYNLTEGSSLTSDVKTISTEVPNSISLKQNYPNPFNPSTRIQFTINKASEVSLKVFDINGREVTELIKGSYAPGIYETELDASSYSLASGIYFYTLSTNGYSETRKLNLIK; encoded by the coding sequence ATGAAAAAACCATCCGTAAATCTTGTAATTAAAATTTTAATTCCTCTCCTTTATTTTTTTATTTCCAACATTTCGTCAGGACAGACCTTTATGAAAGTAACTGATACGAATAATCCGATTGTAACTGACCCGGGTCATACAGCGGGGACATATGTGGGAACTGCGTGGGTAGATATTGATAATGACGGCAAGCTTGATTTATATGTATGCAACAGAAGTCTTTATAAAAATCTTGGCAACGGAAATTTTGCGAAACTTCCGACTGCTCTTGATGAAATCACTTCTACACTCAGCACAACTTGGGCGGATTATAACAATGACGGATTTATTGATTGCTATGTTACATCCACAACTGCTCCTAAATCTTTTCTGTATAAAAATAACGGCAACGGAACTTTTAGTAAAATTACAACAGGTGCCATCGCAGATTCATCTTATAACACAGGCTGGGGCTGCTCATGGGGGGATTATAATAACGACGGATTTGTTGACTTAGTAATCGTTGCTGCAAACGGATTCGGAATAGTAAATCATCCTTCACGCTTCTGGAAAAATAACGGCGACGGTTCATTTACTAAAATTGACACTACACAATTTACTATGATGAATGCTCCTTATACATGCCCTACTTGGTATGATTACGATCAGGATGGTGATATTGATTTATTTATAGGTAGTGGTCCTGCTACAGGTACTCTTGCCCGTGATTACAATTATAAAAATCTTCTGAAGGAAACTGGGAATCCTTTCCTGCAAAGAATAGATACTTCTATTATTGGCAGTGACCCGGTTGACGGGCAGGTCTGGAATTTTATTGATTATGATAACGATGGCGACCTTGATGCCTTCTTGACAAACTATGCTGTAAAAAATAATTTATATCGTAACGAAGGTAACGGCTATTACCGAAAAATGACGGAAGCAGAAGTGGGGAATATTGTTTCTGCCGGTCCTTCAAATTTAACAAATCTCTGGGGAGATTTTGATAATGACGGCTACCTGGATTGCTTCGTGACCAAAGACGGTAATAATGCAAATAAATTTTATCATAATAACGGTAACGGAACCTTTACATATCTGGATACGATTTCAATCTGTACGGGAGGCGGACCGCACTTTGGCGCGACAGCGGGAGATTATAATAAAGATGGCAAGCTTGATATTTTTGTTACAGGTGTTACACAGTTCAAAGGATTATATCAGAACATTTATCAGAACTCAAACAAGTGGGTAAACATAAAATGTACCGGAACGACTTCAAACCGTTCAGCACTCGGAACCAGAGTTAAAGCAAAGGCGACAATTAATGGAACAACTATGTGGCAGACAAGAGAAATAAATGCCGCCAATAGTTTTAATTCAATGAATGCACTTAATGTTCATATTGGATTTGGAAATGCAGCGCAGATAGATTCGCTAATTGTATTCTGGCCAAGCGGGCTGAAGCAGGCTTTTACAAATGTTTCATTAAATAATTTTTATAATCTGACTGAAGGCAGCTCGTTAACATCTGATGTTAAAACAATTTCCACTGAAGTGCCGAATTCAATTTCATTGAAGCAGAATTATCCTAATCCGTTTAACCCTTCAACAAGAATTCAATTTACAATAAATAAGGCATCGGAAGTTTCGCTCAAAGTATTTGATATAAACGGACGCGAAGTAACCGAGTTAATTAAAGGAAGCTATGCTCCAGGGATTTATGAAACTGAATTGGATGCGAGCAGCTATTCGCTCGCCAGTGGAATTTATTTTTACACACTTTCAACAAACGGATATTCCGAAACAAGAAAACTAAATTTAATTAAATAA
- a CDS encoding response regulator transcription factor, protein MLKVALIEDDKLIRTELEQMLNGSGTCQCVGSFMNCETALKEIGKSEPDVILLDIELPGISGIEGIKKIKDILPECDIIMLTVHEESESIFNALKKGAVGYLDKSASEEKILHAIADVYDGGSPMTPRIARKVLGSFKESESTLLTDREKDVLESLCNGNSYKEIAYKLKITVGTVRHHIKNIYSKLHVHSKSEAVAKAIKEKLV, encoded by the coding sequence ATGTTAAAAGTCGCCTTGATAGAAGATGATAAGTTAATAAGAACTGAGCTTGAACAAATGCTGAACGGCTCGGGTACCTGCCAATGCGTTGGCTCTTTTATGAATTGCGAAACAGCGTTAAAGGAAATCGGAAAGAGTGAACCTGATGTAATTTTACTTGATATAGAACTTCCGGGAATATCCGGAATTGAAGGAATAAAAAAAATAAAAGATATTTTACCCGAGTGTGATATCATCATGCTTACAGTACATGAAGAATCGGAATCTATTTTTAATGCATTAAAGAAAGGAGCAGTCGGCTACCTCGATAAAAGCGCCAGTGAAGAAAAAATTCTCCATGCAATTGCCGATGTGTATGACGGCGGTTCACCTATGACTCCGCGTATTGCAAGAAAAGTATTAGGTTCATTTAAAGAAAGCGAAAGCACTTTGTTAACTGATAGGGAAAAAGATGTGCTCGAATCTCTATGTAACGGCAACTCATATAAAGAAATAGCTTACAAGCTAAAGATTACAGTCGGCACAGTCCGCCATCATATAAAAAATATTTATTCTAAGCTTCACGTCCACTCAAAATCAGAAGCTGTGGCAAAGGCAATTAAAGAAAAACTGGTCTAA
- a CDS encoding response regulator, protein MSIPKNILVIDDEIQIRRLLKIGLEDSGYSVFDAEDGKKGIQELINHKPSIVLLDLGLPDEDGLLVLKKIREFSDVPVIILSVRNSEKDIISALDSGANDYITKPFNIGELLARIRASLRYYQPEQTNPVFTNGDISVDFSTRTVKNKDEIIKLTTTEFSLLTLFIRNAGKVLTHQYILKEVWGKPFSDETQYLRVYIAQLRKKFEADHTKPKIFITESGVGYRMTLPEY, encoded by the coding sequence ATGAGCATACCAAAAAATATATTGGTTATCGATGATGAGATACAGATAAGACGTCTGCTGAAGATCGGACTGGAGGATTCAGGCTACTCTGTATTTGATGCCGAAGACGGGAAAAAAGGAATTCAGGAATTGATAAATCACAAGCCTTCAATTGTGCTTCTTGATTTAGGTCTGCCTGATGAAGACGGTTTATTGGTATTAAAAAAAATCCGTGAGTTTTCAGATGTGCCCGTTATAATTTTATCAGTAAGGAATTCCGAGAAAGATATTATCTCTGCATTGGATTCGGGCGCAAATGATTATATAACAAAGCCCTTTAACATAGGAGAGCTTCTTGCAAGGATAAGGGCAAGCTTAAGATATTATCAGCCGGAGCAGACGAATCCTGTTTTTACCAACGGAGATATTTCAGTTGATTTCTCCACCCGGACAGTAAAGAATAAAGATGAGATAATAAAGCTTACCACAACAGAATTTTCACTTCTTACTTTATTTATTCGCAATGCCGGAAAAGTTTTAACTCACCAATATATACTGAAAGAAGTCTGGGGAAAGCCATTCTCCGATGAAACTCAGTACCTTCGTGTTTATATAGCTCAGCTAAGAAAGAAATTTGAAGCTGACCATACTAAGCCAAAAATTTTTATTACAGAATCGGGTGTGGGGTATAGGATGACATTACCCGAATACTGA
- a CDS encoding sensor histidine kinase KdpD — translation MEDASRPNPDELLAQIKTSEQKEKKGKLKIYLGMSAGVGKTFAMLQDASMAYGRKVDVLIGYVETHKRSDTEFLLFHLPQLDRKKIQYKGFELEEMDIDEILKRKPKLVVVDELAHTNAPGSRHKKRYLDVLELLDNGIDVFTALNVQHLESLADTVSQITGIIIKEKVPDSILEAADEIELVDISPDELLQRLADGKVYTADKTQDAVNNFFRKGNLSALRELALRLTADRVDKQVRHYMQENKIAGPWKSTQRILIGISASPNSIDLVRWARRIAYTMEASWIAVNVETPKTLTEEEKKSLNKNIELAKELGAEVISTVDVDVVNGLLRIAKRENVSHIVIGKSHHENFFHRLFSKDIVSRLINESGKIDVYIASGDSVVDEKKKLFTLPEAESGFSKYLLSTSIVFVTAAICYIFSSFLGYQTIALIFLFIVCLMPLILGPGPVLLAAVLSPLIWNFFFVPPHFTLNISRTEDILTFIMFFIVAYVTGVLTTRIRQRERSVRQREERAVALYNLANDLSQANNLEEVINYSIKNLKKVFECDVVIFITDEKSNDVKQFVVNGTEIISEKELSVAQWIYSNGKRAGRFTDSLTSAEYVYYPLKNQRGTYGVAGLKIQNENFYHEHETLIDNFMNQIAGAVEREFLNQKANKTLVLEESEKLYKTLFDSLSHELKTPIAAIMGSSNLLLNIKSENSEEIRVQLCNEIHTASLRLNRLVENLLDMARLESGKLVPNFNLYEVTDLINSALKDFDSEQSRHEITISIPEKMPLMKIDFGLMEQVIKNLFQNALIYTQEDSKIEVQASYDEKFGYIMISDNGKGIPDKDIQNIFDKFYRVNNKIAGGTGLGLSISKGIVEAMKGTISVENKKTGGLKFTIKLPLN, via the coding sequence ATGGAAGATGCATCCAGACCAAATCCCGATGAACTTCTTGCTCAGATAAAAACTTCAGAGCAGAAAGAAAAAAAAGGTAAGCTGAAAATTTACCTGGGGATGAGTGCAGGTGTCGGTAAGACATTTGCAATGCTGCAGGATGCAAGCATGGCATACGGGCGTAAGGTTGATGTTTTAATCGGCTATGTTGAAACGCATAAACGCTCAGATACAGAATTTCTTCTCTTTCACTTACCGCAGTTAGACCGCAAAAAAATACAGTACAAAGGCTTTGAGCTTGAAGAGATGGATATTGATGAAATCTTAAAGCGAAAGCCTAAGCTTGTAGTTGTAGATGAACTTGCCCACACAAACGCTCCCGGCAGCAGACATAAAAAAAGATATTTAGATGTACTTGAGCTTCTCGATAACGGCATAGATGTATTCACTGCATTGAATGTGCAGCATCTTGAAAGTCTGGCAGATACTGTAAGCCAGATAACGGGAATTATCATAAAAGAAAAAGTCCCGGATTCTATTCTTGAGGCGGCTGACGAAATAGAGCTTGTAGACATTTCTCCTGATGAATTATTGCAGAGACTTGCTGACGGAAAAGTTTACACTGCAGATAAAACTCAGGATGCAGTAAATAATTTTTTTAGGAAGGGAAACCTCAGCGCGCTCAGAGAGCTTGCATTAAGACTTACTGCTGACAGAGTTGATAAGCAGGTAAGGCATTACATGCAGGAGAATAAAATTGCCGGTCCATGGAAATCTACACAGAGAATCTTAATAGGGATAAGTGCAAGTCCTAACTCAATTGATTTAGTAAGATGGGCTCGTCGCATAGCTTATACTATGGAGGCAAGCTGGATTGCCGTTAATGTAGAAACTCCGAAAACTTTAACCGAGGAAGAAAAAAAATCTTTAAACAAAAATATAGAGCTTGCGAAGGAACTTGGTGCTGAGGTAATTTCCACGGTAGATGTTGATGTTGTAAACGGATTATTAAGAATTGCAAAAAGGGAGAACGTATCACATATAGTTATTGGAAAATCTCATCATGAAAATTTCTTTCACAGATTATTCAGTAAAGATATTGTCAGCCGATTAATAAATGAAAGCGGAAAGATAGATGTTTATATAGCTTCCGGTGATAGTGTTGTTGATGAAAAGAAAAAATTATTTACATTACCTGAAGCGGAATCGGGGTTTTCAAAGTATCTTCTTTCAACATCGATTGTTTTTGTTACTGCAGCAATATGTTATATCTTTAGTTCCTTTTTAGGATATCAGACTATTGCACTCATATTTTTATTTATAGTTTGTTTAATGCCGCTGATACTGGGACCCGGTCCCGTTTTATTAGCAGCAGTTTTAAGTCCGCTTATATGGAATTTCTTTTTTGTCCCTCCTCATTTTACATTAAACATAAGCAGAACTGAAGACATACTCACGTTTATTATGTTCTTTATTGTAGCTTATGTAACAGGAGTTCTTACTACAAGGATAAGACAAAGGGAACGCTCGGTCAGGCAGAGAGAAGAAAGAGCAGTTGCCCTGTACAATCTTGCAAATGATTTATCACAGGCGAATAATCTGGAAGAGGTAATAAACTACTCAATAAAAAATTTGAAGAAAGTTTTTGAATGTGATGTAGTGATATTTATAACTGATGAAAAATCAAACGATGTTAAACAATTTGTAGTTAACGGGACAGAAATAATTTCAGAGAAAGAACTAAGCGTCGCCCAGTGGATTTATTCTAACGGGAAAAGAGCAGGAAGATTTACGGATTCACTTACCTCTGCAGAATATGTCTATTATCCACTAAAAAACCAAAGAGGTACTTATGGAGTTGCCGGACTAAAAATCCAAAACGAAAATTTTTATCATGAGCATGAAACTCTAATTGATAATTTTATGAATCAGATTGCGGGAGCAGTGGAAAGAGAATTTCTGAATCAGAAGGCGAATAAGACTTTAGTACTTGAAGAATCAGAAAAACTTTACAAAACACTGTTTGACAGTTTATCACATGAGTTGAAAACTCCTATTGCTGCTATAATGGGTTCATCTAATCTGCTGCTTAATATCAAATCTGAAAACAGTGAAGAGATAAGAGTGCAGTTATGTAATGAGATTCATACTGCGTCGTTAAGATTAAACAGACTGGTTGAAAATTTACTTGATATGGCAAGACTTGAGTCAGGTAAGCTTGTTCCTAATTTTAACTTGTATGAAGTAACCGATTTGATAAATTCAGCTTTAAAAGATTTTGACAGTGAACAAAGCCGACATGAAATTACCATATCAATACCTGAAAAAATGCCGCTCATGAAAATTGATTTCGGACTTATGGAGCAGGTGATAAAAAATCTTTTTCAAAATGCATTGATATATACGCAGGAAGATTCTAAAATTGAAGTACAGGCTTCTTACGATGAAAAATTCGGATACATAATGATTTCCGATAACGGTAAAGGTATTCCGGATAAAGATATTCAGAATATTTTCGATAAATTTTACAGAGTGAATAACAAAATTGCCGGCGGTACGGGACTGGGGCTTTCAATTTCAAAAGGAATTGTCGAAGCAATGAAGGGGACTATATCAGTTGAGAATAAGAAGACAGGCGGTTTGAAATTTACAATAAAACTTCCATTAAACTAA
- the kdpC gene encoding potassium-transporting ATPase subunit KdpC produces MKTFIISLKAVLILTIITGVLYPLLIFGIGKAAFQNQANGSLISKDGKVIGSELIGQTFDSTIYFHSRPSAICYQPMPSSGSNLGPISLVLQQRVDSLRKAYIDYNGLPANTNVPSDAIFASGSGIDPHISLENANLQIDRIVKARGFDSNKKAKLTELVKKLTEAPQLGFLGEVRINVLKLNIELDKL; encoded by the coding sequence ATGAAAACATTTATTATATCATTAAAGGCAGTTCTAATATTAACGATTATTACGGGAGTGTTATATCCGTTGTTAATTTTTGGAATAGGAAAAGCTGCTTTTCAAAACCAGGCAAACGGAAGTTTAATAAGTAAAGACGGTAAAGTTATCGGTTCAGAATTAATCGGTCAGACATTTGACAGCACAATTTATTTTCACTCACGACCATCAGCAATCTGCTACCAGCCTATGCCTTCATCAGGAAGCAACCTTGGACCGATAAGCTTAGTATTACAGCAAAGAGTTGATTCATTAAGAAAGGCATATATAGATTATAACGGCTTACCGGCAAATACGAATGTTCCTTCCGATGCAATATTTGCTTCGGGCAGCGGAATTGATCCGCATATAAGTTTAGAAAATGCAAATTTGCAGATTGATAGAATTGTTAAAGCAAGAGGATTTGACTCAAACAAAAAAGCAAAACTAACTGAACTTGTAAAAAAACTAACTGAAGCCCCTCAGCTTGGATTTTTAGGAGAAGTCAGAATTAATGTCCTTAAATTAAATATTGAGTTAGATAAATTGTAG
- the kdpB gene encoding potassium-transporting ATPase subunit KdpB, which produces MDNNKTFNGVIIKQAIFDAFKKLNPAVLYKNPVMFIVEIGAIFTSLVLSSQFSLFNLQISIWLWFTVLFANFAEAVAEGRGKAQADTLRKARKFTTARRLKDEKKDGTEEVVDAGDLKKGDIVICEAHDIIPMDGEVIDGVASVDESAITGESAPVIRESGGDRSAVTGGTKVISDRIVIRITAEPGNTFMDKLILLIEGAKRQKTPNEIALTILLAGLTIVFLFAVATLPSFFSYSLAASGLGEQNNLSVTVLVSLLVCLIPTTIGGLLSAIGISGMDRLVKRNVIATSGRAVEAAGDLDVLLLDKTGTITLGNRMATEFIPAPGVKAETLAEAAMLSSISDETPEGRSIIKLAKEQFNLHSKEMIPEHVNFILFSAETRMSGIDFKDGDNKREIRKGAADAIEKYITGVNGIYSGDVKNIVQNIAKDGATPLVVSENNKVLGVIRLKDIVKGGIKERFAQLRKMGIKTVMITGDNPLTAAAIAAEAGVDDFLAEAKPEDKLKRIRDEQAGGHLIGMIGDGTNDAPALAQADVGIAMNSGTQAAREAGNMVDLDSNPTKLIEVVEVGKQLLMTRGSLTTFSIANDVAKYFAILPALFSILYAVGGGVGPLDALNIMKLESPQSAILSAVIFNAIIIILLIPLALRGVKYRPLGAASVLKRNILIYGLGGLIIPFVGIKLIDLLITAIKLV; this is translated from the coding sequence ATGGATAACAATAAAACTTTTAACGGAGTAATAATTAAGCAGGCAATATTTGATGCATTCAAAAAACTAAATCCTGCAGTGCTGTATAAAAATCCTGTGATGTTTATTGTAGAGATAGGAGCAATATTTACGTCGCTTGTTCTTTCATCACAGTTTTCATTATTCAATCTGCAAATTTCTATATGGCTCTGGTTCACAGTACTCTTTGCAAATTTTGCAGAGGCAGTTGCAGAAGGAAGAGGAAAAGCTCAGGCAGATACTTTACGCAAAGCAAGAAAATTTACAACAGCAAGAAGACTAAAGGATGAAAAAAAAGATGGCACAGAAGAAGTTGTCGATGCAGGTGATTTGAAAAAAGGTGACATCGTAATTTGTGAAGCTCATGACATTATACCAATGGACGGAGAAGTTATTGACGGAGTTGCAAGCGTGGATGAATCTGCAATCACAGGTGAATCTGCTCCGGTAATCCGCGAGAGCGGTGGTGACAGAAGCGCAGTTACCGGCGGCACAAAAGTTATAAGTGATAGAATCGTCATAAGAATAACTGCCGAGCCCGGAAATACTTTCATGGATAAATTAATTTTATTAATAGAAGGCGCGAAGAGACAGAAGACTCCGAATGAAATAGCATTAACAATTTTACTTGCAGGGCTTACAATTGTTTTCTTATTCGCAGTTGCAACGTTGCCGTCATTTTTCTCATACAGTTTAGCAGCATCAGGATTAGGCGAGCAAAATAATTTATCTGTAACAGTCCTTGTATCATTATTGGTTTGCCTTATACCAACTACAATCGGAGGACTTTTAAGTGCAATTGGAATCAGCGGCATGGATAGATTAGTTAAACGTAATGTAATTGCAACAAGCGGTAGGGCAGTTGAAGCAGCCGGTGACTTAGACGTTTTATTACTGGATAAAACAGGAACAATTACTTTAGGAAACAGAATGGCAACGGAATTTATTCCTGCTCCCGGGGTGAAAGCAGAAACACTTGCAGAGGCAGCAATGCTTTCTTCTATATCCGATGAAACACCTGAAGGTCGCTCAATAATTAAATTAGCAAAAGAGCAGTTCAATCTTCACTCAAAGGAAATGATTCCGGAGCATGTTAACTTTATTTTATTCTCAGCAGAAACAAGAATGAGCGGAATAGATTTTAAGGATGGAGATAATAAGAGAGAAATAAGAAAAGGCGCAGCAGATGCAATCGAAAAATATATTACAGGAGTAAACGGAATTTATAGCGGTGATGTAAAAAACATCGTACAGAATATTGCAAAGGACGGCGCTACTCCTTTAGTTGTATCTGAAAATAATAAAGTGCTTGGTGTAATCAGACTGAAAGATATTGTCAAAGGCGGAATAAAAGAACGCTTTGCTCAGTTGAGAAAAATGGGTATTAAAACCGTGATGATAACAGGTGATAATCCTTTAACGGCAGCAGCTATTGCAGCGGAAGCAGGTGTTGATGATTTTCTCGCAGAAGCAAAACCTGAGGATAAATTAAAAAGAATCCGTGATGAACAGGCGGGCGGACATTTGATAGGAATGATTGGTGACGGTACAAATGACGCTCCCGCACTTGCACAGGCAGATGTTGGTATAGCAATGAATTCAGGTACTCAGGCCGCAAGAGAAGCAGGGAACATGGTTGACTTAGACAGCAATCCAACAAAACTTATTGAAGTAGTTGAAGTCGGAAAGCAGTTATTAATGACGCGCGGCTCGCTTACCACGTTTAGTATTGCCAACGACGTTGCAAAATATTTTGCAATTCTTCCTGCATTGTTTTCGATTTTGTATGCAGTCGGCGGGGGAGTCGGACCTCTTGATGCCTTAAATATTATGAAGCTTGAATCACCACAGAGTGCAATACTCAGCGCAGTTATATTTAATGCAATTATAATTATTCTTTTGATTCCATTGGCATTGAGAGGAGTGAAGTACAGACCGTTAGGCGCAGCGAGTGTATTGAAAAGAAATATTTTAATTTACGGATTGGGCGGATTGATAATTCCATTTGTAGGCATAAAGTTAATTGATTTACTTATCACAGCTATAAAATTAGTTTAA